The nucleotide sequence TCCTGCTGGGTTTTTTAAACGTACAGTAATCTCCCGGTTAACGGAGCCTGTCCTTCAAAAATAACATACATAAATAAAGGTTTCAATAGCGAGACATCTACGGGAGCCGCGAggattatttgtttataaagtaACAATCGCGGTCGTTGACATAGACGGACCGTACAAAAAAGCGCCAGAACCTGAGTGAATTAGTCGAACTGTCCAATGAGTTACcctttgaagatcaaatcaacAGCGAAGACATTCGTGATTGGTGCAATCAAGATGTTCAGATGAAGATTACCGAAGAGGAAATCATCGATATGGTAACTGGTGTTAAGCACAGTGAAGAAGATGACAATATGGACGAGATGAATCCCAAAATATTATACACCGACGGGCTGAAAGCGATCGACGCTGCTCATGCGACATCCCGCGTCTCTACAGGCGCAAAATTGCAACGTCCAAGCGAGAGAATATGTTATCTCAGAAGACGATCAAAGACTTTTTTACGAAATAATCTATGTTTCCATCTGTTTACAGGTCTGTAATTGTGATTATTATATGCTTTTGCTTCAAATAAACCAGTTTTGTAACCTTTCACGGagttttacgttttttttttaccaaaactgAACTTAACTTTCGGATTATCCTAGTTTTCCCGTATCCGAGATGGTCCCGGTTCCAATTACCTCTGATAATCGGGGGTCTACTGTATCATTAACTTTACTAACGGCAATGCAAGGCAACAGAACGCACGATAACACTGAAAAAGTAGTAAAATCCAGTGGTCACAATGGCGTTAAAAATGTTGTTTGTCGTCCAGCTTCCATATTAGTATTGCAAGTTCATGATTCTGAATCATCCTTTATTAAATTATGTCAAAATCGGCCGACTTTGATCCTTGTACTGTAAATAAAGGATATTTAATACGGTGAATGAAACAATTTGTAAAGTTTTGTTGGTACTATTGGAATTGATTTGCGAAAATGATCTTTTGTTGTATTGTTAATGTAGTAGTAACATAAAAAGCTTCCACACACGGTTGAATGTTATAAACAGATGTTTTACTTCCGCAGTTACCGCCTTGAAGTACTTAAAATCGTTAATACTTCAGTTGCTGGTCTATATTGTTTAAAAGGGCCATTTTATGTTTTTACCTAATCGCAAAAAGAAGATCAAGGAAAAATGGTTGTAGAAGATTAGAAAAGATTTGAGATCAATGGAAAAAGTGAAAGATATCAGATAGAACTGACAAGATAACTATTCATATTGGAGTCTTAAAATTATGCTTTACACACAAAAACAACTACAAAGAAACGTCTGGAAAATAAGCAAAATTGTACCGTCTGTTGACATTTGTTTACGCTACAATGACTTTTTGAGGTTAAATTCTGCATTCATACAATGTAGATAGTGTATCAAGTATACAGCAACAGTTTGAGGAAAAAGTATACATATACTACAAAACCACTGTTGATGGGAATATAAACTGCCTAATACAGGGTGGCGCAATAGAACGTGCATTTATTAAGtatatcaaatgaaatttgGAAATGCAGATTTGTGAAAAATCTTGTCAATAAATCTGATGTGGTTTCTGCAATTTCCTGAcggatattttcctttagctgACTGATGTCCCTTGGATTGTTCATATAGACTTTATGTTTGAGGTGTCcctataaaaaaatcaagaggcgTCAAGTCAGGTCTACGTGGAGGCCAAGGGATATCAACTATTTTGGAAATTAGATGGTTTAAACATGGAACCGACCTCTTCAAAACGCTTAAcctatattttgattaaatttgcaCTCGGAGCTTCATTAATGTGTCTTAATCGATATTCTGAATGATACAGTCGCCTTGTTAAGACGTACAAACGACCGTTCTCGTAAAACATGGCTACTGAGCAAGCCACACCACCCCACGCACCATTAACCTCCCGAAAAAAGATGATGTAGTATGCACATTTTATTGCTCCACCCTGTAGTTACTTGACAGCAAATATTATGTTGAAAGAAATGACTGTTGTATTAACTGgcaaaaatttgttctatcaCTTTTGAAGTAATTCAAAACTGTCGTTCatcaatttatacaattttcttataattgtTTGTATCGTGTACTGTATCGCATTAAGTGTCTAAACATTACAATTACATGGGCTTCTATTCTCCCTAGCAAAAGTGCCGAAACGTCTAATGTCAAACAGTGAGATTATCGATTCGATTTCTAAAAATCGATTCCAAGTCAAGAATTTTTCAGTTGAactatcaattaaattattattagaaattctttttttcgttttctccaaaaaaatgtcttattctttaaaaataatgttttcaaataatgtaataaaatcgAAAACCGTTTTCGAACGATAAAAGCATTGAAAACGCATTTCGATTCTTATGGAGTCATTTAAAGCAGCCGCGGGAATTAGGTCGTTTGCGAATGACGTCACAACAAGCCGCCATATTGTCTTTAAcattacattaaaattattaaaaaatttttaagacaAGACAATACGTCCGACGTTTCAAGTCTCGttattagaaatgtttttgCCGCTTTCTAGGTCAAACTAGCAGTCCATGTAACTAATTGGTCTAAGAtctaaacttatttttattcgaatttgTCATATGAAGAACTGTGATTGGCTCGAAAGGGGCCACAAAAGTACTTTTTCTCCTAATTTAACCTATCCTGTTTCTTTTGCGTTTGGTTCTATAAAATACACACATTTAATATTAAAGAGCGGCATTCAAGTGAAAATAAACTAttgaaagagagagagaaagcaTTGGTTTACCCTTATATgcaatactcctatatggacagttcttatgggaaaaaacgtctatacgttacggtgccgacaatattcattttttctctcgtttgagacactttatctatactgcacATGCTTCATGCGCGGAACTAACTGAAGCGCCCGGAGgagagagagaacgatacactatttgtttcacttagtcggaacACCTTCCAGTAATACATATATGGGTTTACCACTCTCTATTCGCAATTGTAACCACATCTCCGACATTATGGCGATCCAATCAGAATAACGTAGAGAAAGATATATGGATACAGCGATAATTTTTCTGTCCCGTACTTGGCTCACTCTATTCTTTGTATTAACTCTATGATTTAATACGTTGCATAATTGACACAACATAACCTATACAAATGCAGAGTGAGAAATATACTTATAAACAAAGTTTAAGTTGAACATTTAATTTCTAACTGGTAACAAAACAACGCATCAAAAATGTCACTAACTCAAGTTTAATGtaatttgtacaattttgaataatagttggtcaattcaaattttgttaaccTAGTGCAACATTTTAAAATGAAGTAGATACAGGTGTGGTAAtctatttgttattgtttatgGTGTAGTTGTggtatgaaaatatgtttttgaatgTAAAAAGATTAACTTTAATAaccttatttcaatttttatacacattcgaataaaaaataatatatgttaCGATCGAAATCTATGTTTGGAACCACCAAACTTCTTTTCGTTCTTGAACCAATCaactaatatttttggaaacacTCTGTATTgaaaagcaaataaatttgttaCGAAGAAGCTGTATATGTTATATTCTGTGTTAGCTTTTATTACAAGagatttatttggaaatttttcgaaaattaattggaatcgtaataatttcttttcaaatactGATGACAAAATGTGATAGAATAAACTTTCGTGCATTTTGTTGTTGAATTTATCATATCAATGCTCAAAATTTGTTACTGTGGTAAATGTGAGCTTCCCCCAAAAATTGTATTCGCCTCTGATACCTTTTTATACAAGAGGCATCATCaaggacaaaataaaaaatgtaaaaaacttactttgtttttattatcctACACAATTCCTTGAAAGATATCActcaaatttgttttcaaaattcaataaataagggattataatatatacaaggtgtggctattaaataatgagactggttgtatgaaatattttattttgatattatgtatatatattatcaCCTTCAATATATACCCCTCCCATAACCATACATCGTAAATCCGGACTGATTCGTTGGTTTCGTAATTTTTAGCTTCTCTATTTGACACTAGATggcgaaaaaaaattttttacttagtGTGTCTTTACTATTACGgttattaatgttattttaaCTGCTGTTCATAAAGTATtgaatctttttattattattgttttataaacttttttatgtgCAGTATTAAACGCgattttatcatattatatGCATACCTCTCGCTCTGTTTCATTATTATGTAATGCGATATGATTTCTCGTTAACGCGATAGATGGCGCCACCATAAATGCATTCGAATGATTATGACTTAAAATACGGAAAATCCAAAATCCGGAACTAATCCTTTCCGGATTTTCGATGTTGTACTGTATTTGAGAATTTTACACATTTCATGTTTCTCTAGTTTATTTTGTTCGTTGTTCAGGTTTCACATACTTAGAAAAATCATAACTAAAGAAAATCGATTTCTACACTGCCttgataaataaaacaagacaaattttttcaaacatatttatttatttcacaaaaccTTCAAATGATTACTGTTGCATATAATACCAGTTATCTGTGTAtcacaaataattttgtaaactaTAAAAAACATGCCTTTCTACCATAAATATTCTATTGACTATTACAACCTGTCAAATGCATTAATTAGAAACAGATtggttttatttaaacataatgTACAGTCAATTTTAAGTGAATATATTTTAAGACTCTATGAGTCTCAACTCTTCTGTTGAGAGGGCATAGGAGGCATAATGGGAGGAGGTACTCCTCCCGATATAGCTGAATTAGGTCCTAGCAATAACTGTTTTTGCTGATTTTTCTGCATTTCTTCCATTTGTGCTCTTTCGACTTCAAATATAACGGGTgcaaataatataattgatgTGCTGAAAATTACCCATGTTGCACTTCTCGAAAAGCTGTAAGCAAATTTAATACCATCTTTAGTATTAACCATAGCCGACCATGTGAAGTTTCTAATGGGTTCAGGAAACATTTCTGTTAAGCCCCACAACCTTTCAGACAACGTTTCATCTGGCTAGaaataagtatattatttcaattagaaaataGTATATAAGAAGATAAAGTacacttttataatatttcacaaCACAAAGTTATCTAACGAATCAACagaatatttacaattcttGGTGACCTATTTCTCTATTAGTTATACACAATGTAACAATGTGTAAAAAGTAAGGTTAtgtattaacaaaataaattatgattatatcACCAACGATTACCTCGTCATCTTCGCTATCTTCAATTTCAGGACGTTTTTTTTCTACTGAACCATTTTGACTACTACTTTCAGGTTCTTGGGATTGTGATCCTTCTTGAGATTCCATCCCACTGTCTCGTTCGTAATCTTCAGCAGGTGCCATAAgacaatattgaatttatttattgaataactGTATGAGACTAATATAAATTATCAGTAGACGTTAATAAATcatgaaaaacaataattaatggATAATTTAACGATGAATGAAAGATCACGAATAACTAAGAGAGTATGTGCAAAGAATGCGCGTGCGCTTTATcatacatacaaaaattataataaattgaataaatttcgaTACTCACATATCAGAAAACAAATCCGTTGAAATTTGATGcgaaatttgtattaaattttttatgtcactCAAATTATGACTTAATacaaaatatcataaaaaaatattgaactgaaAGTGTAACTTGAAGCTTATTCGAAAGAGACTTCTTCTCAACCATAGATTAATCATATCTACTGTCTCAACTAAGTGATCGCGTAAGATATACAGccactattttaattttttttatattagtttatatcaataatattcaaaatccTTACGTATGATAATAAGCAAAAATTGACGTATTCTCATAAGCAACTGATTTATTGGACATATAGATGAGaacttaataaatattagaattcGCTTAGGAAAGTTAAGTAGGATAAGACCtataacataaattaaaaaagaagttaTTAGATTGTGTGTCGGTTGACCTAAATTTAACTCTAATTATCTGAgagtatttttatttcgattttacaAACATGTTATCACGATTTGGTGTACTTTATAAACCTGTTTATATGTTAAAAATTCATCCCAAcgttaatcaaaatttaattagaaatggTGTAACCAATAAACATGGAGTTGTTTTACAAGAACCTCATAAAACGTcctttggaattttaaaaatatttattactgtAACGTCGGGATTACTAATAGGAGCAGCAATAAGCAAAAATATAGCCAATTTCCTAGAAGAAAATGATCTCTTTGTACCATCTGATGATGACGACGacgatgactaatttttgaaacactaggtagttttaaatttttatttatatacctcATTACTTTGTTATCTACGTGGTACCTTTATttgctaattatatttttatggcTTTCTTCCAGTGAAATAGAAGCTTTAGTTATTTGAATCTCATTGcgatttttattgaatctcCTTCCTACGTATTCCTAGCACAActtcatttatttgatttctGTGAGGAATATTTGTCTACAGGGCAAATACATTCCGTCTATActcaatattaattaatttattgtgaaaatgttaaaatatttttgatataatgcCTTAATATTGGGTTTATGTGTctacttataaaaaaaactattaattttccttgcaaagtgaaaataaaagtttttgattcATCTTGGACAATTGATGGAAACTGTGGAACCTATTAAACCATATCATTATCAGTTCACTGCCTCTATATTAGCTTTTTCTCAAATCATTTCAtgtttttcagctgctttttAGAACTGGACCAGAAATTTTTTGTCGTATGATTTAAATGTACAACCAAATTATTTTGCAATACTAAAAGGATAGATAATATGGTAAAGAAGTACTTCTTAACTGAAAGTAACTTTAGCATCTATGGATACCAGAACAGAAGCCAATCATATTCCCTTATATATAAATGATATCAGTAAATTCATTACAATTTTAACTGtagaatttttattagttataagTTATAAGATGAAGCTGAAAGTAGAGCCCAAAGAAATCAGTCGAACTCTGAAAATACAGTGCCAAATCAAAACGCTggtcaaattttgtttattaaaattccctaaaaatttaattaggATTGGATTAAATcttattgaaatgaattatttgagaaagttgtataaaaaaaatgatcaaagaaCAATAAAATCGTGCAATTTCTATGTTTAACTTTACAAAGAAACAGTCGAATCCAAAAAAAGTGATACGATAACTTGGaaggaaaacgaaaaaaaatggAAGGCGTTAGTAAGataatttaatgatgaaaataactaaaatggTCATGTTTTTGATagaacaacaacaaaataaaaaaatgtgagaaaATCTAAAAGTTCGCTCTAAaactaataactttttgttttctagGGCGCATCtacaatgttgataatttcCTCATTATTATCGTCGGCttcatcaaatataaagattaaatcttcaaattctACCAAAACCatttataatattgtaaaaatgtaaacaatatgaaaaagttagattTGCATCCTCCGTTTAATGAAGATTAAACTACCCTCAGACCGCCGATAACGTTTAGACCGAAGATTTTCATTAAACAACAtttataaaacatgaaaaaactgGTAATGGTAGTTTTAACTGATGTTTGATGCACTTATAAAATTGGGTCTTGGACACTCAGAACACTATTGGTTACAAAAAGTAGAAtaaattctcaaattttattaattcttcccCTGATTCATCTTCAAACATTTGTTTCATTCAGAATCATTACCTGCTAATAATAAAAGGTGTGCTCAAAGCTTATAGATTCTTCCCCCAAATTCATATTCTGACAtttatatatcataaaaaaatagatttgttGTACAGAATAATTATCACCTATCTAATCAATATCA is from Diorhabda sublineata isolate icDioSubl1.1 chromosome 1, icDioSubl1.1, whole genome shotgun sequence and encodes:
- the LOC130450380 gene encoding mitochondrial import receptor subunit TOM22 homolog, whose protein sequence is MAPAEDYERDSGMESQEGSQSQEPESSSQNGSVEKKRPEIEDSEDDEPDETLSERLWGLTEMFPEPIRNFTWSAMVNTKDGIKFAYSFSRSATWVIFSTSIILFAPVIFEVERAQMEEMQKNQQKQLLLGPNSAISGGVPPPIMPPMPSQQKS